In one window of Frigoriglobus tundricola DNA:
- a CDS encoding WD40 repeat domain-containing protein: MNAPNPDTLKLAKDFSRPVITFAIARADGSETAYLGCSDFKVYAADFAAARFEPKELYAHESYVTGVALAGTTLVSGGYDGKLTWYDTAEKKVICTQDAHAKWIRKVIASPDGTTVASVADDMVCKLWDAKTGQLTRELKGHKEKTPNEFTSMLYAVAYSADGKLLATGDKVGHVVVWDAQTGKQLGTCEAPVMYTWDKVQRLHSIGGVRSLAFSPDGKSLAAGGMGKVGNIDHLEGKARVEVFDWKTGKQTAEFPGDKFSGLVNRLAWAPDGSWLVGAGGAGEGFLCFFDAANKKTLRQEKVAMHVHDFAITAAADQITCVGHNRITVHRLG, encoded by the coding sequence ATGAACGCTCCCAACCCGGACACGCTCAAGCTCGCGAAGGACTTCAGCCGCCCCGTCATCACGTTTGCGATCGCCCGCGCCGACGGGTCCGAAACCGCGTACCTCGGCTGCTCCGACTTCAAGGTGTACGCGGCCGACTTCGCCGCCGCCAGGTTTGAACCGAAGGAACTCTACGCCCACGAGAGCTACGTCACCGGCGTGGCGCTCGCGGGCACCACCCTCGTTTCGGGCGGCTACGACGGCAAGCTCACGTGGTACGACACCGCGGAGAAGAAGGTGATCTGCACGCAGGACGCCCACGCGAAGTGGATTCGCAAGGTGATCGCGTCCCCGGACGGCACAACCGTCGCCAGTGTCGCGGACGACATGGTGTGCAAGCTGTGGGACGCCAAGACCGGTCAGCTCACTCGCGAATTGAAGGGGCACAAGGAGAAGACGCCCAACGAGTTCACGTCGATGCTCTACGCGGTCGCGTACTCGGCCGACGGCAAGCTCCTCGCCACCGGCGACAAGGTCGGGCACGTCGTCGTGTGGGACGCACAGACCGGCAAGCAACTCGGCACCTGCGAGGCCCCGGTCATGTACACCTGGGACAAGGTCCAGCGGCTCCACTCCATCGGCGGCGTCCGGTCGCTCGCGTTCTCCCCGGACGGAAAGTCGCTCGCCGCCGGCGGCATGGGCAAGGTCGGGAACATCGACCACCTGGAGGGCAAGGCCCGTGTCGAAGTGTTCGACTGGAAGACCGGCAAGCAAACGGCCGAGTTCCCCGGCGACAAATTCTCGGGGCTGGTGAACCGGCTGGCGTGGGCGCCGGACGGCTCCTGGCTGGTCGGCGCCGGCGGCGCCGGTGAGGGCTTCCTCTGCTTCTTCGACGCGGCCAACAAGAAGACGCTGCGCCAGGAGAAGGTGGCGATGCACGTTCACGACTTCGCCATCACCGCCGCGGCCGATCAGATCACCTGCGTCGGCCACAACCGGATCACGGTCCACCGCCTGGGCTGA
- a CDS encoding ATP-binding response regulator has product MATHPGVASDTQPGLVLSMPPAPARSPAPLRGVPADAPTVLLVDDSSVQRRIVHSLLEAAGAWHVVHANDGLAALNLIEAAPPSLVLTDVYMPRMDGLALVEQIRDRFPTVPVVLMTGMGSEHTAVAALKAGAADYVPKRSMVTELGPILERVLTNARAESDRMRLMSGITGRSGRYVLDNDPRLVGPLVAHIREDLLAVGVCNRHSVTRVGIALEEALLNAIYHGNLEVSSKLKENGDGPFHALVRERRSQEPYSGRRVQVLSRVTHQRATFVITDGGAGFDVAALPDPTDFENLEIPSGRGLLLMRSFMDEVRYNATGNRVTLVKLRSAD; this is encoded by the coding sequence CCTTTCGATGCCCCCGGCGCCGGCCCGGAGCCCGGCGCCGTTGCGGGGCGTGCCGGCGGACGCGCCGACCGTCCTGTTGGTGGACGATTCGTCCGTTCAACGGCGGATCGTTCACAGCCTGCTCGAGGCCGCGGGCGCGTGGCACGTGGTCCACGCGAACGACGGCCTCGCCGCGCTGAACCTGATCGAGGCGGCGCCGCCGAGCCTGGTGCTGACCGACGTGTACATGCCGCGGATGGACGGGCTGGCCCTCGTCGAGCAGATCCGCGACCGGTTCCCGACCGTGCCCGTGGTCCTGATGACCGGCATGGGGAGCGAACACACGGCCGTCGCCGCGCTGAAGGCGGGGGCCGCCGACTACGTGCCGAAGCGGTCGATGGTGACCGAGCTGGGGCCGATCCTGGAGCGCGTGCTGACCAACGCCCGGGCCGAGTCCGACCGGATGCGGCTGATGAGCGGGATCACCGGCCGGTCCGGTCGGTACGTGCTGGACAACGACCCGCGCCTGGTCGGTCCGCTCGTCGCCCACATTCGCGAGGACCTACTGGCCGTGGGCGTGTGCAACCGCCACAGCGTCACCCGCGTCGGCATCGCGCTGGAAGAGGCGCTGCTAAACGCCATCTACCACGGCAACCTGGAAGTCAGTTCCAAGCTCAAGGAGAACGGCGACGGCCCGTTCCACGCGCTCGTCCGCGAGCGGCGGAGCCAGGAGCCGTACTCGGGCCGCCGGGTCCAGGTGCTGTCACGCGTCACCCACCAGCGGGCGACGTTCGTCATCACCGATGGGGGGGCGGGGTTCGACGTGGCGGCCCTGCCGGACCCGACCGACTTCGAGAACCTGGAAATCCCCAGCGGCCGCGGGCTCCTGCTCATGCGGTCGTTCATGGACGAAGTCCGGTACAACGCCACCGGCAACCGGGTGACACTGGTGAAGCTCCGCTCTGCGGATTAG